A genomic region of Magnolia sinica isolate HGM2019 chromosome 6, MsV1, whole genome shotgun sequence contains the following coding sequences:
- the LOC131250066 gene encoding pectate lyase-like yields the protein MDLVPSKPYLSFFFFLFLAGIPVLYANIGDFDEFWRKQSREARASALSSYEPFPDEVADSVIEEVHLSLKANNTRRELRQYKGKCEGTNPIDRCWRCDKHWDRHRKRLAKCVLGFGRRTVGGRNGRIYVVTDASDNDVVNPKRGTLRWGVIQKKALWIIFARSMIITLKEELIFASHKTVDGRGHNVRIAYGAGFTLQYVKNIIIHNIHFHDTKSRSGGMVRDSLAHVGFRTVSDGDAISIYGSNNIWIDHNSLSRGVDGLIDVIEGSTAITISNNHLTHHNDVILLGGNDNTWQDAIMQVTLAFNHFGRGLVQRMPRCRWGFFHVVNNDYTHWLMYAIGGSQHPTIISQGNRFIAPPDRDAKEVTMRISAAPDAWKKWTWRSEGDLLMNGARFTQSGNPRKRRYFTKKDMIKAKPASFVKRLTRFAGTLPCKKFTPC from the exons atggatCTAGTTCCATCAAAACCCTAtctgtctttcttctttttcttgtttcTGGCGGGCATCCCAGTACTGTATGCCAACATTGGCGACTTTGATGAGTTTTGGCGGAAGCAGTCCAGGGAGGCACGTGCATCCGCACTTTCTTCCTACGAGCCCTTCCCTGACGAAGTGGCTGACAGCGTCATCGAGGAGGTCCACTT GTCGTTGAAGGCAAACAATACAAGGAGGGAGTTGAGACAGTACAAAGGCAAATGTGAGGGCACAAACCCCATCGACCGTTGCTGGAGATGTGACAAACACTGGGACCGTCACCGGAAGAGGCTGGCCAAGTGTGTCCTCGGGTTCGGCCGCAGGACCGTTGGCGGCAGGAACGGTAGGATATATGTGGTTACAGATGCCTCAGACAACGATGTCGTTAACCCCAAGAGGGGCACTCTCCGTTGGGGTGTTATACAGAAGAAGGCATTGTGGATAATTTTCGCTCGCAGCATGATCATTACCCTTAAAGAAGAGCTCATATTTGCCAGTCACAAGACTGTCGATGGACGCGGTCACAACGTCCGCATTGCTTATGGAGCTGGATTCACCCTCCAATATGTCAAGAATATTATCATCCACAACATCCACTTTCATGACACCAAGTCACGCTCTGGTGGCATGGTCAGGGATTCCCTTGCCCATGTGGGGTTCAGGACAGTTAGCGATGGGGATGCCATCAGCATCTACGGCTCTAACAACATCTGGATCGACCATAACTCCCTGTCCAGAGGCGTTGATGGCCTCATCGACGTTATTGAGGGATCCACAGCTATCACCATCTCCAACAACCACTtaacccaccacaatgat GTTATTCTACTGGGTGGCAATGATAATACTTGGCAGGATGCTATCATGCAAGTTACTCTTGCATTCAATCATTTCGGAAGGGGTCTTGTTCAGAGGATGCCCAG GTGCCGATGGGGATTCTTCCATGTCGTGAACAATGACTACACCCACTGGCTCATGTATGCTATTGGCGGTAGCCAACATCCTACCATTATTAGCCAAGGCAACCGGTTCATTGCTCCACCAGACAGAGATGCGAAGGAG GTAACCATGAGGATTTCCGCGGCACCAGATGCATGGAAGAAATGGACATGGAGATCGGAAGGTGACCTTTTGATGAATGGCGCCAGGTTCACACAATCCGGGAATCCCAGGAAGAGAAGGTATTTCACGAAGAAGGATATGATAAAAGCAAAGCCCGCATCATTCGTAAAAAGGCTCACCCGCTTTGCAGGCACCCTCCCCTGCAAGAAGTTTACACCTTGTTAA